In Carassius auratus strain Wakin unplaced genomic scaffold, ASM336829v1 scaf_tig00020840, whole genome shotgun sequence, the following are encoded in one genomic region:
- the LOC113076614 gene encoding transforming protein RhoA-like — MAAIRKKLVIVGDGACGKTCLLIVFSKDQFPEVYVPTVFENYVADIEVDGKQVELALWDTAGQEDYDRLRPLSYPDTDVILMCFSIDSPDSLENIPEKWTPEVKHFCPNVPIILVGNKKDLRNDEHTRRELIKMKQEPVKPEEGRDMANRICAFGYMECSAKSKDGVREVFEMATRAALQARKGKKNNKCLLL; from the exons ATGGCGGCGATCCGTAAGAAGCTGGTGATCGTTGGTGACGGTGCGTGTGGGAAGACCTGTCTGCTCATCGTCTTCAGTAAAGACCAGTTCCCCGAGGTCTACGTGCCCACCGTCTTCGAGAACTACGTGGCCGACATCGAGGTGGACGGCAAGCAG GTGGAGCTAGCGCTGTGGGACACGGCGGGTCAGGAGGACTACGACCGTCTGCGACCACTCTCGTACCCAGACACCGACGTCATCCTCATGTGCTTCTCCATCGACAGCCCAGACAGCCTGG AGAACATTCCTGAGAAATGGACTCCGGAAGTCAAGCATTTTTGCCCCAACGTTCCCATAATTCTGGTGGGCAACAAGAAGGACCTGCGCAACGACGAACACACACGCCGCGAGCTCATTAAGATGAAGCAG GAGCCCGTCAAGCCGGAGGAGGGCCGGGACATGGCAAACCGCATCTGTGCCTTCGGATACATGGAGTGCTCTGCCAAGTCCAAGGACGGCGTGCGGGAGGTGTTCGAGATGGCCACCAGGGCGGCGCTGCAGGCCCGCAAGGGCAAGAAGAACAACAAGTGCCTGCTGCTGTAG